The proteins below are encoded in one region of Ornithinimicrobium avium:
- a CDS encoding trypsin-like serine peptidase codes for MRAYWTTERMEAAIPMELGGPRATKGKPGSGGGSAKAVKVDEQPQFGKVFFTMGGSNYVCSGTATTSSNQDVVTTADHCVNEGPGGFATNFAFVPAYDHGAAPYGTWVAESLFTTGAWANGGDFNHDVGFAVMAEQGGQSLTDVTGCYPIAFNQGYGLTFDAYGYPAAKPYDGQDLWRCSGVAGRDTRGTTDHRLPCSMTGGSSGGGWITGGRLNSVNSFGYRGEKDVMYGPYFGTTEQSVYSTAASS; via the coding sequence GTGCGCGCCTACTGGACGACCGAGCGGATGGAGGCGGCCATCCCGATGGAGCTGGGCGGGCCTCGTGCGACCAAGGGCAAGCCGGGCAGCGGAGGCGGCTCGGCCAAGGCGGTCAAGGTGGACGAGCAACCGCAGTTCGGCAAGGTGTTCTTCACCATGGGCGGGTCGAACTACGTCTGCTCGGGGACGGCCACGACCAGCAGCAACCAGGACGTGGTGACCACGGCCGACCACTGCGTCAACGAGGGGCCGGGCGGCTTCGCCACCAACTTCGCCTTCGTGCCGGCCTACGACCACGGCGCGGCTCCCTACGGCACGTGGGTCGCCGAGAGCCTCTTCACGACCGGCGCCTGGGCGAACGGGGGAGACTTCAACCACGACGTGGGCTTCGCGGTGATGGCGGAGCAGGGTGGGCAGAGCCTGACGGACGTGACCGGGTGCTACCCGATCGCCTTCAACCAGGGCTACGGGCTGACGTTCGACGCCTACGGCTACCCGGCGGCCAAGCCCTACGACGGCCAGGACCTGTGGAGGTGCTCCGGGGTCGCCGGCAGGGACACCCGCGGCACCACCGACCACCGGCTGCCGTGCTCGATGACCGGCGGCTCCAGCGGCGGCGGCTGGATCACCGGCGGCAGGCTCAACTCGGTCAACTCCTTCGGCTACCGCGGCGAGAAGGACGTCATGTACGGCCCGTACTTCGGCACGACCGAGCAGTCGGTCTACTCCACGGCGGCCAGCAGCTGA
- a CDS encoding GMC family oxidoreductase, translating to MTLGDRVRTLAKGSVGPADNDSRFLLDVHSRALPGRATMRRYDEGDTVDLVVVGAGAGGSVLAQRLARHGWRVVIIEAGPFWDPDEDWVSDEAGSHALYWTQKRIIGGQDPIELGKNNSGRGVGGSMVHYAGYTPRFHPSDFETWTRDGVGADWPIRYRDLLPHYERVEAELPVAGQDWPWGYPHSYPFSPHPVSEAAGKIWRGALAQGIGMRVGPVGIVNGTFGNRPHCIYRGYCLQGCKVNAKASPYVTHLPDALAHDVEIRSGSMATRIELDERGQASGVVYRCEQDGTEHLQRASFVAVAGYSIETPRLLLNSTSKRFPHGLCNDHDQVGRYVMVQGATQTAGRWPEELRMYKAPPPEVSSEDFYETDDSRGFKRGFSIQTVSPLPIGWAEHVLAAGHWGKALREYMRDYNHWATVGVLNELIAHPDNRVTLAEERDRYGLPVARMDYTLTDNDKANIAYSGDVILGLLDAAGAQDTLTIQRYAHLIGGARMGSSPQHSVVDANQRAWAVPNLFIADGSVCPTQGAANPALTIMALASRLAERMADGSAMDEDPQARAGSTPVGRAQRARAPGPAARGPRKGTNR from the coding sequence ATGACCCTCGGTGACCGTGTGCGCACGCTGGCGAAGGGCTCGGTGGGCCCTGCGGACAACGACTCCCGCTTCCTCCTGGACGTGCACTCCCGTGCCCTGCCCGGACGGGCGACGATGCGCCGCTACGACGAGGGCGACACGGTCGACCTGGTGGTCGTCGGCGCCGGCGCCGGCGGCTCGGTGCTGGCCCAGCGGCTGGCCCGGCACGGCTGGCGGGTGGTCATCATCGAGGCCGGGCCGTTCTGGGACCCCGACGAGGACTGGGTCTCCGACGAGGCCGGGTCCCACGCGTTGTACTGGACGCAGAAGCGGATCATCGGCGGGCAGGACCCGATCGAGCTGGGCAAGAACAACTCCGGCCGTGGCGTGGGTGGCTCGATGGTGCACTACGCGGGCTACACCCCGCGGTTCCACCCCTCCGACTTCGAGACCTGGACCCGCGACGGCGTCGGCGCGGACTGGCCGATCCGCTACCGCGACCTGCTGCCGCACTACGAGCGCGTCGAGGCCGAGCTGCCGGTCGCCGGCCAGGACTGGCCCTGGGGGTACCCGCACAGCTACCCGTTCAGCCCGCACCCGGTCTCCGAGGCCGCCGGCAAGATCTGGCGCGGTGCGCTCGCGCAGGGGATCGGGATGCGGGTGGGGCCGGTCGGCATCGTCAACGGGACGTTCGGCAACCGGCCGCACTGCATCTACCGCGGCTACTGCCTGCAGGGGTGCAAGGTCAACGCCAAGGCCAGCCCCTACGTCACCCACCTGCCCGACGCTCTGGCGCACGACGTGGAGATCCGGTCCGGCTCGATGGCCACGCGCATCGAGCTGGACGAGCGCGGTCAGGCGAGCGGGGTCGTCTACCGCTGTGAGCAGGACGGGACCGAGCACCTGCAGCGTGCCTCCTTCGTGGCCGTGGCGGGCTACTCCATCGAGACACCCCGGCTGCTGCTGAACTCCACCAGCAAGCGGTTCCCGCACGGCCTGTGCAACGACCACGACCAGGTCGGCCGCTACGTCATGGTGCAAGGGGCCACCCAGACCGCGGGCCGCTGGCCCGAGGAGCTGCGCATGTATAAGGCGCCGCCGCCGGAGGTGTCCAGCGAGGACTTCTACGAGACCGACGACTCGCGGGGGTTCAAGCGCGGTTTCTCCATCCAGACGGTCTCCCCGCTGCCCATCGGCTGGGCCGAGCACGTCCTGGCCGCCGGGCACTGGGGCAAGGCGCTGCGGGAGTACATGCGCGACTACAACCACTGGGCCACGGTCGGGGTGCTCAACGAGCTGATCGCCCACCCCGACAACCGGGTCACGCTGGCCGAGGAGCGGGACCGGTACGGCCTGCCGGTGGCTCGGATGGACTACACGCTGACCGACAACGACAAGGCGAACATCGCCTACTCCGGCGACGTCATCCTCGGACTGCTGGATGCTGCCGGCGCCCAGGACACCCTGACGATCCAGCGCTACGCGCACCTCATCGGCGGCGCCCGGATGGGCAGCTCCCCGCAGCACAGCGTGGTGGACGCCAACCAGCGTGCCTGGGCGGTGCCCAACCTGTTCATCGCCGACGGCTCGGTGTGCCCCACCCAGGGCGCCGCCAACCCGGCGCTGACCATCATGGCGCTGGCCTCCCGGCTCGCCGAGCGGATGGCGGACGGCAGCGCCATGGACGAGGACCCCCAGGCTCGCGCCGGCAGCACGCCGGTCGGTCGCGCACAGCGCGCACGAGCTCCCGGGCCCGCCGCACGAGGACCACGGAAAGGGACGAACAGATGA
- a CDS encoding acetate/propionate family kinase, which yields MEPAVLVINAGSSSVKYQLVDPGTGHSYARGFVERIGLDGGLLHHTVDGTTHDRQVDVPDHTTAVALVSRAFATHGPDLGGVDLLAVGHRVVHGGDDFADPALITQEVLAAVERLVPLAPLHNPGNLQGIRATQEQFPDVPQVAVFDTAFHQTMPPAASTYAVPRSWREEHKVRRYGFHGTSHAYVSRRAAALLGRPLEEVASVILHLGNGASATAVDGGRSVDTSMGLTPLEGLVMGTRPGDVDPGLAGHLADRAGLSAEDFDRALSKESGLLALAGSADMRQVQELRAAGDPDAALALEVVVHRLLHYVGAYAAVLGRLDALVFTAGIGENDAELREAVVARLGGFGLELDPAANTEGSGERRISTAASRVAVLVVPTNEEWEIARQVAQVVSGG from the coding sequence ATGGAGCCCGCCGTCCTCGTCATCAACGCCGGGTCCTCCTCGGTCAAGTACCAGCTCGTCGACCCCGGCACCGGGCACTCCTACGCCAGGGGCTTCGTCGAGCGCATCGGGCTGGACGGGGGTCTGCTGCACCACACGGTCGACGGCACCACCCACGACCGGCAGGTCGACGTGCCCGACCACACGACGGCGGTCGCCCTCGTGAGCCGGGCCTTCGCGACCCACGGGCCGGACCTGGGCGGTGTCGACCTGCTCGCCGTCGGCCACCGCGTGGTGCACGGCGGCGACGACTTCGCCGACCCCGCGCTGATCACCCAGGAGGTCCTCGCCGCCGTGGAGCGGCTGGTCCCTCTCGCACCGCTGCACAACCCGGGCAACCTCCAGGGCATCCGGGCCACCCAGGAGCAGTTTCCCGACGTGCCGCAGGTCGCGGTGTTCGACACGGCCTTCCACCAGACGATGCCGCCGGCCGCGTCCACGTACGCGGTGCCGCGATCCTGGCGCGAGGAGCACAAGGTCCGCCGCTACGGCTTCCACGGGACGTCCCACGCCTACGTCTCCCGACGGGCCGCGGCGCTGCTCGGACGCCCCCTGGAGGAGGTGGCCAGCGTCATCCTGCACCTGGGCAACGGTGCCAGCGCGACGGCCGTCGACGGTGGGCGCTCGGTCGACACCTCGATGGGTCTGACCCCGCTCGAGGGCCTGGTGATGGGCACCCGCCCCGGCGACGTGGACCCCGGTCTCGCGGGGCACCTGGCCGACCGCGCCGGCCTGTCGGCGGAGGACTTCGACCGGGCCCTGTCCAAGGAGAGCGGCCTGCTCGCGCTCGCCGGCTCCGCGGACATGCGTCAGGTCCAGGAGCTGCGCGCCGCGGGGGACCCGGACGCCGCGCTCGCCCTCGAGGTGGTGGTCCACCGCCTCCTGCACTATGTCGGCGCGTATGCCGCCGTGCTGGGTCGCCTCGACGCCCTCGTCTTCACCGCCGGGATCGGGGAGAACGACGCCGAGCTGCGGGAGGCCGTGGTCGCACGGCTGGGCGGCTTCGGCCTCGAGCTGGACCCCGCCGCCAACACCGAGGGCTCCGGGGAACGCCGGATCAGCACGGCCGCCAGCCGGGTGGCGGTGCTCGTCGTCCCCACCAACGAGGAGTGGGAGATCGCCCGCCAGGTCGCCCAGGTCGTCAGCGGGGGCTGA
- a CDS encoding gluconate 2-dehydrogenase subunit 3 family protein: MPRGDPVRPEQPDKDRGEHLPQLRADGRPPDPSWLPRQRVGTTPQMIGRYPDYDVLSQADTWDEATRRVVLRRLDTPGPLRFFTAEQEPALRAFCDVCTGQDREPRVPVAEMVDAKLADGMLDGFQYADMPPDEQVWVRVLAGLDRTGRERHGAVFAGCTPQQQESIVEDLSRGSLAGGGWEDLNVARAWSVCMRAVLSCFYAHPWAWNEIGFGGPAYPRGYMRIGPLSTLEPFERPGATSERPGRAVEEHPQEFPG; encoded by the coding sequence ATGCCGCGCGGCGACCCTGTCCGCCCCGAGCAGCCCGACAAGGACCGCGGCGAGCACCTGCCGCAGCTGCGCGCCGACGGTCGGCCCCCCGACCCCTCCTGGCTGCCGCGGCAGCGGGTCGGCACGACGCCGCAGATGATCGGTCGCTACCCGGACTACGACGTGCTGAGCCAGGCCGACACCTGGGACGAGGCGACCCGCAGGGTCGTGCTGCGCCGGTTGGACACGCCCGGGCCGTTGCGGTTCTTCACCGCCGAGCAGGAGCCCGCCCTGCGGGCGTTCTGCGACGTGTGCACCGGGCAGGACCGGGAGCCGCGGGTGCCGGTGGCCGAGATGGTGGACGCCAAGCTGGCGGACGGGATGCTGGACGGGTTCCAGTACGCCGACATGCCGCCGGACGAGCAGGTGTGGGTCAGGGTGCTCGCCGGTCTGGACCGCACCGGCCGGGAGCGGCACGGGGCCGTCTTCGCCGGCTGCACGCCGCAGCAGCAGGAGTCGATCGTCGAAGACCTGTCCCGGGGCAGCCTCGCCGGCGGCGGCTGGGAGGATCTCAACGTCGCTCGCGCCTGGTCGGTGTGCATGCGGGCGGTCCTGTCCTGCTTCTACGCCCACCCCTGGGCGTGGAACGAGATCGGGTTCGGTGGCCCGGCCTACCCGCGCGGGTACATGCGGATCGGCCCGCTCAGCACCCTGGAGCCGTTCGAACGGCCGGGGGCCACCTCCGAACGGCCCGGAAGGGCGGTCGAGGAGCACCCGCAGGAGTTCCCCGGATGA
- the pta gene encoding phosphate acetyltransferase encodes MTTSLYLSSAEIQSGKSALAVGLLAELCGRGGRVGVFRPIVLDTAQDRLLQLLHPLSTSPVGIEEAVGVTYDDVHRRYDTAVGTAVERFHAYAAEHDSVLVVGSDFTGVPAPTEFSVNAAIAAHIGAPMVLVVPCFDRSVEESVTAAQLIVDEARSRHADVAAVVANRVPAGEGEALSAGIVERLRADTTPTGKRRGRVSGPVPVFPVPADALLAAPTVRDLMDAVDGHLLLGNEQLLDREVTGMVVAGMTMPHVLDRLHDDCALICAGDREDVLLASLMAHRASTFPSLSGVVLNGGFLPGEQVFRLVEGVGVELPIVSCDTGTMDTAAAISRVQARIGPGSTRKIERARALVHQHLDMDVLMTAAGHHQPPPWGRVVTPLMFEHELSARARTADAHVVLPEGAEDRILRAAETILSRGTARLTLLGDVGQVRARAATLGLHLDAAEVLDPQTDVRRADFATEYARLRAHKGVTAEQARDIVADPAYFGTLMVHLGHADGMVSGAITSTAHTVRPALEVIRTAPGVSVVSSVFFMCLADRVLVYGDCAINPDPTSEQLADIAISSAVTAERFGVEPRVAMLSYSTGGSGTGADVDKVRAATALVRERAPQLPVEGPLQYDAAVDPAVAATKLKDSTVAGRATVLIFPDLNTGNNTYKAVQRSAGAVAVGPVLQGLNAPVNDLSRGATVRDIVNTVAITAIQARG; translated from the coding sequence GTGACGACGAGCCTCTACCTCTCCTCGGCCGAGATCCAGTCGGGCAAGTCCGCCCTCGCCGTCGGCCTGCTGGCCGAGCTGTGCGGGCGCGGCGGGCGCGTCGGCGTCTTCCGGCCCATCGTGCTCGACACCGCGCAGGACCGGCTGCTGCAGCTGCTGCATCCCCTGTCCACCTCGCCGGTGGGGATCGAGGAGGCGGTCGGCGTCACCTACGACGACGTGCACCGGCGCTACGACACGGCGGTCGGCACCGCGGTCGAGCGCTTCCACGCCTACGCCGCCGAGCACGACAGCGTCCTGGTCGTCGGCTCCGACTTCACCGGAGTGCCGGCCCCCACCGAGTTCTCCGTCAACGCCGCGATCGCGGCCCACATCGGCGCACCGATGGTGCTGGTCGTGCCGTGCTTCGACCGCTCCGTCGAGGAGAGCGTCACCGCGGCGCAGCTGATCGTGGACGAGGCGCGCAGCCGCCACGCCGACGTCGCCGCCGTCGTGGCCAACCGTGTGCCCGCCGGTGAGGGCGAGGCGCTGAGCGCCGGCATCGTCGAGCGGCTCAGGGCGGACACGACGCCCACCGGCAAGCGCCGGGGCAGGGTGTCCGGCCCGGTCCCGGTCTTCCCGGTCCCGGCCGACGCGCTCCTGGCCGCACCTACGGTCCGCGACCTGATGGACGCCGTCGACGGTCACCTGCTCCTGGGGAACGAGCAGCTGCTCGACCGGGAGGTCACCGGCATGGTGGTGGCGGGCATGACCATGCCGCACGTGCTCGACCGCCTGCACGACGACTGTGCGCTGATCTGCGCGGGCGACCGGGAGGACGTGCTGCTGGCCAGCCTGATGGCGCACCGCGCCTCCACCTTCCCCTCCCTGTCCGGTGTTGTGCTCAACGGCGGCTTCCTGCCCGGCGAGCAGGTCTTCCGCCTCGTCGAGGGTGTGGGGGTCGAGCTGCCGATCGTCAGCTGCGACACCGGCACGATGGACACCGCGGCGGCGATCTCACGGGTGCAGGCGCGCATCGGGCCGGGGTCGACCCGCAAGATCGAGCGTGCCCGCGCGCTGGTCCACCAGCACCTGGACATGGACGTCCTGATGACCGCCGCCGGGCACCACCAGCCTCCGCCCTGGGGCCGGGTCGTCACACCGCTGATGTTCGAGCACGAGCTCTCGGCCCGCGCGCGCACCGCCGACGCCCACGTCGTGCTGCCCGAGGGCGCCGAGGACCGGATCCTGCGCGCCGCCGAGACGATCCTGTCCCGCGGCACCGCCCGGCTCACGCTGCTCGGCGACGTGGGACAGGTCCGGGCCCGCGCGGCCACCCTGGGCCTCCACCTCGACGCCGCGGAGGTCCTCGACCCGCAGACCGACGTGCGGCGCGCGGACTTCGCCACCGAGTACGCCCGGCTGCGCGCCCACAAGGGCGTCACCGCCGAGCAGGCGCGCGACATCGTGGCCGACCCCGCCTACTTCGGCACGCTGATGGTCCACCTCGGCCACGCCGACGGCATGGTGTCCGGCGCGATCACCTCCACCGCGCACACGGTGCGCCCGGCCCTGGAGGTGATCCGTACCGCCCCGGGCGTCTCGGTCGTCTCCAGCGTCTTCTTCATGTGCCTGGCCGACCGCGTCCTCGTCTACGGCGACTGCGCGATCAATCCCGACCCCACCTCCGAGCAGCTGGCCGACATCGCGATCTCCTCGGCCGTGACCGCCGAGCGCTTCGGGGTCGAGCCCAGGGTCGCGATGCTGTCCTACTCCACCGGCGGCTCGGGCACCGGCGCCGACGTCGACAAGGTCCGCGCCGCGACCGCCCTGGTCCGCGAGCGCGCCCCGCAGCTGCCGGTCGAAGGTCCGCTGCAGTACGACGCAGCCGTGGACCCCGCCGTCGCCGCCACCAAGCTCAAGGACTCCACCGTCGCGGGGCGGGCGACGGTCCTGATCTTCCCCGACCTCAACACCGGCAACAACACCTACAAGGCGGTGCAGCGCAGCGCCGGAGCCGTCGCCGTCGGCCCCGTGCTCCAGGGTCTCAACGCCCCCGTCAACGACCTGTCCCGAGGAGCGACCGTGCGCGACATCGTCAACACCGTGGCCATCACCGCGATCCAGGCGAGGGGCTGA
- a CDS encoding thiamine pyrophosphate-requiring protein — translation MSNETVSDFVIDRLIEWDLHQWYGFPGDGIGGFDGALERAERAGKNFRYIRPTHEEIAAFMACAHAKFTGQVGVCIATSGPGAVHLLNGLYDAKMDNQPVVAVVGQQGRVSLGSEAQQEMNLERLFADVAGFVQTVTTPMQAQMVVDRAVRIAHAWRCPAVVILPADVQNLPMEAPQVEHWVSRTGVGHASTALTPPRDELRRAAEVLNAGRKVAMLVGEGARGATDEVIAVADRLGAGIVTALLGKDVVPGDLPYHTQQLGLLGSRPSYDMMQDCDTLLVVGSNYPYAEFLPATGQARGVQIDLSSAHLSLRYPMEVNLAGDARATLAALLPLLEEQTDRSWQEGVISGMQDWDAVLEQEARTEADPINPRLVYQLLNERLPHNSIVTADAGSTADWYGHHLKLGRGMSGNLSGRLASMLAAMPYAVAAKFAHPDRPVICTIGDGAFQMLGMNEILTVKRHWQEWADPRFIVLVLHNDDLNQVSWEMREAGDPRYDTSQLVEDMDYAAYGELLGLRGIRVERPDQVADAWDAAFAADRPVILDVRTDRNVPPLPAHVSYEEAKGVLKTLLKGDPAEVRVIANSLRAVGAELFAGARSRLSSDEGK, via the coding sequence ATGAGCAACGAGACCGTCAGCGACTTCGTGATCGACCGGTTGATCGAATGGGACCTGCACCAGTGGTACGGCTTCCCCGGCGACGGCATCGGCGGGTTCGACGGCGCCCTGGAGCGCGCCGAGCGTGCTGGCAAGAACTTCCGCTACATCAGGCCCACCCATGAGGAGATCGCGGCGTTCATGGCCTGCGCCCACGCCAAGTTCACCGGTCAGGTCGGCGTCTGCATCGCGACCTCGGGACCCGGGGCGGTGCACCTGCTCAACGGCCTGTACGACGCGAAGATGGACAACCAGCCGGTGGTCGCCGTCGTGGGGCAGCAGGGCCGGGTCTCCCTGGGCAGCGAGGCCCAGCAGGAGATGAACCTCGAACGGCTCTTCGCCGACGTCGCCGGCTTCGTCCAGACGGTGACGACGCCGATGCAGGCCCAGATGGTCGTCGACCGCGCGGTGCGGATCGCCCACGCCTGGCGCTGTCCCGCCGTGGTCATCCTGCCGGCCGACGTCCAGAACCTGCCGATGGAGGCACCGCAGGTGGAGCACTGGGTCTCCCGCACGGGGGTGGGGCACGCCTCGACCGCGCTGACCCCGCCCCGGGACGAGCTGCGCCGCGCGGCGGAGGTGCTCAACGCCGGCAGGAAGGTGGCGATGCTCGTCGGCGAGGGCGCCCGCGGCGCGACCGACGAGGTCATCGCGGTGGCCGACCGGCTGGGCGCGGGCATCGTCACCGCGCTGCTGGGCAAGGACGTCGTGCCCGGGGACCTGCCCTACCACACCCAGCAGCTGGGCCTGCTCGGGTCGCGCCCCAGCTACGACATGATGCAGGACTGCGACACGCTGCTGGTCGTGGGCAGCAACTACCCGTACGCCGAGTTCCTGCCCGCGACGGGCCAGGCCCGCGGCGTGCAGATCGACCTGTCCTCGGCCCACCTGAGCCTGCGCTACCCGATGGAGGTCAACCTGGCCGGGGACGCCAGAGCCACCCTGGCCGCCCTGCTGCCGCTGCTGGAGGAGCAGACCGACCGCAGCTGGCAGGAAGGGGTGATCAGCGGCATGCAGGACTGGGACGCGGTCCTGGAGCAGGAGGCCCGCACCGAGGCCGACCCCATCAACCCGCGCCTGGTCTACCAGCTGCTCAACGAGCGGTTGCCGCACAACAGCATCGTCACCGCCGACGCCGGCTCGACCGCCGACTGGTACGGCCACCACCTCAAGCTCGGCCGCGGCATGAGCGGCAACCTCTCCGGACGACTGGCCTCGATGCTCGCGGCCATGCCGTATGCGGTGGCCGCCAAGTTCGCCCACCCGGACCGTCCGGTGATCTGCACGATCGGCGACGGCGCCTTCCAGATGCTGGGCATGAACGAGATCCTCACCGTCAAGCGGCACTGGCAGGAGTGGGCTGACCCGCGGTTCATCGTGCTGGTGCTGCACAACGACGACCTCAACCAGGTCTCCTGGGAGATGAGGGAGGCCGGCGACCCGCGCTACGACACCTCCCAGCTGGTGGAGGACATGGACTACGCGGCCTACGGCGAGCTGCTCGGGCTGCGCGGCATCCGGGTGGAGCGGCCGGACCAGGTGGCGGACGCCTGGGACGCCGCGTTCGCCGCGGACCGGCCGGTCATCCTCGACGTCCGCACCGACCGCAACGTCCCGCCCCTGCCCGCCCACGTGTCCTACGAGGAGGCCAAGGGCGTGCTGAAGACGCTGCTCAAGGGTGACCCGGCGGAGGTCCGGGTCATCGCCAACTCGCTGCGGGCGGTGGGCGCCGAGCTGTTCGCGGGCGCCCGGAGCAGGCTGAGCAGCGACGAGGGGAAGTAG
- a CDS encoding enolase C-terminal domain-like protein — translation MLTDSTVPVQRVEAAAYRFPTDAPESDGTLSWDSTTMILVRASAGGRTGVGYTYCGAPAAAVVNETLSQVVQGRDALTPTASWAAMQHAVRNLGRPGLVAQAVSAVDIALWDLSARLTDQPLSLAVGAVRESVPVYGSGGFTSYDDQQLGDQLSGWVGEGIPRVKMKVGRDPDRDRHRVQVAREAVGPGTELFVDANGAYSRKQALGWAGVYADLGVRWFEEPVSSEDLEGLRLLRDRGPGWLDVAAGEYGFDLPYFHRMLTAGAVDCLQADVTRALGVSGLLRVAALCDARSMDLSLHCAPQAGAHVAAAVWHLRHLEYFHDHVRIEAKVFDGVLVPTSGRLVPDRSRPGMGLTVREADIADHLLG, via the coding sequence GTGCTCACCGACAGCACGGTCCCGGTGCAGCGGGTGGAGGCGGCGGCATACCGGTTCCCGACCGACGCCCCCGAGTCCGACGGGACCCTGAGCTGGGACTCCACGACGATGATCCTGGTCCGGGCCTCTGCCGGGGGCAGGACCGGGGTGGGTTACACCTACTGCGGAGCTCCTGCGGCGGCCGTCGTCAACGAGACGCTGTCCCAGGTCGTGCAGGGCCGCGACGCCCTGACCCCGACCGCGTCCTGGGCCGCGATGCAGCACGCCGTGCGCAACCTCGGCAGACCGGGTCTCGTGGCCCAGGCCGTCTCGGCGGTGGACATCGCCCTGTGGGACCTGTCGGCCCGGCTCACCGACCAGCCGCTGTCGCTAGCGGTCGGGGCGGTCCGCGAGAGCGTGCCGGTCTACGGCTCCGGCGGGTTCACCTCCTACGACGACCAGCAGCTGGGCGACCAGCTGTCCGGCTGGGTCGGCGAAGGCATCCCCCGGGTGAAGATGAAGGTCGGCCGGGACCCGGACCGGGACCGGCACCGGGTGCAGGTGGCTCGTGAGGCGGTCGGGCCCGGGACCGAGCTCTTCGTCGACGCCAACGGCGCCTACTCGCGCAAGCAGGCGCTGGGCTGGGCCGGGGTGTACGCCGACCTCGGGGTGCGCTGGTTCGAGGAGCCGGTCAGCTCCGAGGACCTGGAGGGCCTGCGCCTGCTGCGCGACCGCGGGCCGGGGTGGTTGGACGTCGCCGCCGGCGAGTACGGCTTCGACCTGCCCTACTTCCACCGCATGCTGACCGCCGGGGCGGTCGACTGCCTGCAGGCGGACGTGACCCGGGCACTGGGCGTCAGCGGCCTGTTGCGCGTCGCGGCGCTCTGCGACGCCCGCAGCATGGATCTGTCCCTGCACTGCGCGCCGCAGGCCGGGGCGCACGTAGCGGCGGCGGTCTGGCACCTGCGCCACCTGGAGTACTTCCACGACCACGTCCGCATCGAGGCAAAGGTCTTCGACGGGGTGCTCGTTCCCACCTCGGGCCGGCTGGTCCCGGACCGCTCCCGTCCCGGGATGGGACTGACCGTGCGCGAGGCCGACATCGCCGACCACCTCCTGGGCTGA
- a CDS encoding aminotransferase class IV, with amino-acid sequence MTDGTARSTTGGMPQVRVWVDGRLVGDEPSFSALDHGITVGDGVFETGKVEDGVLFAADRHHERMDRSLAGLGLPPLDRARLQEGIDAVLSVGPMPFGRLRYTVTAGPGPLGSERVPGATTYLVTAQQQQRPAATTEVAVVPWARNDVGALAGLKTTSYADNVVALAAAKQVGASEAILPNTAGLLCEGTGSNVFVVVGGVVRTPSLRSGPLAGVTRALTIEWLQAEGLEVVEEDLPMSVLDEAEEVWITSSTRDVCAVGRLHVTGPATTLGGRELAAPPVRPRSLGEGPGPVGRLAREVFARRAAADPNP; translated from the coding sequence ATGACGGACGGCACGGCGAGGAGCACGACCGGAGGTATGCCGCAGGTGCGGGTATGGGTGGACGGCCGCCTGGTGGGGGACGAGCCGTCCTTCAGCGCGCTCGACCACGGCATCACCGTCGGCGACGGGGTCTTCGAGACCGGCAAGGTGGAGGACGGGGTGCTCTTCGCCGCCGACCGCCACCACGAGCGGATGGACCGCTCGCTCGCGGGCCTGGGGCTGCCGCCGCTGGACCGGGCGAGGCTGCAGGAGGGGATCGACGCGGTCCTGTCGGTGGGGCCGATGCCGTTCGGGCGCCTGCGCTACACCGTCACCGCCGGCCCCGGACCCCTGGGGAGCGAGCGGGTGCCCGGCGCCACGACATACCTCGTCACCGCCCAGCAGCAGCAGCGGCCGGCGGCGACGACGGAGGTCGCGGTGGTCCCGTGGGCCCGCAACGACGTCGGTGCGCTGGCCGGGCTGAAGACGACCTCCTACGCCGACAACGTGGTGGCGCTGGCTGCGGCGAAGCAGGTGGGGGCGAGCGAGGCGATCCTGCCGAACACGGCCGGGCTGCTGTGCGAGGGGACCGGCTCCAACGTCTTCGTGGTGGTCGGCGGGGTGGTGCGCACGCCGTCGCTGCGCAGCGGTCCGCTGGCGGGGGTGACCCGTGCGCTGACGATCGAGTGGTTGCAGGCCGAAGGTCTTGAGGTGGTGGAGGAGGACCTGCCGATGTCGGTGCTCGACGAGGCCGAGGAGGTCTGGATCACCTCGAGCACCCGCGACGTGTGCGCGGTGGGCAGGCTGCACGTCACCGGCCCTGCGACCACGCTCGGCGGCCGTGAGCTGGCGGCCCCGCCGGTGAGGCCGCGGTCGCTCGGGGAAGGGCCCGGACCGGTCGGCCGCCTCGCCCGGGAGGTCTTCGCCCGGCGGGCTGCCGCGGACCCGAACCCGTAG